A window of Mucilaginibacter paludis DSM 18603 contains these coding sequences:
- a CDS encoding alpha/beta fold hydrolase, producing MGLIKINGIQLYVEVKGTGFPIILIHGNGGDHQAHFKNIIEPLSKNFQTVALDCRGHGQSDKPAAFTLEDHVQDIIEIMDHFGFEKAHLLGVSMGSYIAQLVAITAPDRIDKLILTVTKSNGLTSSILRLFKENEEEIKGLNMHETILKLLKFMVYDPELMKNHLEVFETKLSAEQFNAANKAIGAFDFRNQLSKVIAKTLVISGRYDGLNPPADGKEVASLIKNATFEEMQYSGHAPMFEEPDAYMNIVEAFLLKQ from the coding sequence ATGGGACTTATAAAAATTAATGGCATTCAGCTGTATGTCGAAGTCAAAGGAACCGGGTTTCCTATTATTTTAATCCATGGAAACGGCGGAGATCACCAGGCTCATTTTAAAAATATAATTGAACCACTTTCGAAAAACTTCCAAACGGTGGCATTGGATTGCCGTGGCCACGGACAGTCTGATAAGCCGGCAGCATTTACCCTCGAAGATCATGTTCAGGATATTATTGAAATCATGGATCACTTTGGCTTCGAAAAAGCGCATTTACTGGGCGTATCCATGGGCAGCTATATCGCTCAGTTGGTTGCCATCACCGCTCCGGATCGTATTGATAAACTAATACTGACGGTTACCAAATCCAATGGACTTACCTCTTCGATACTGCGTTTATTTAAAGAAAATGAAGAAGAAATTAAGGGTTTGAATATGCATGAAACCATATTGAAACTATTAAAATTTATGGTGTATGACCCCGAACTGATGAAAAACCATTTGGAGGTATTTGAAACCAAGCTAAGTGCCGAACAATTCAATGCTGCCAATAAAGCAATTGGTGCTTTCGATTTCAGGAATCAATTATCCAAGGTTATAGCAAAAACGCTAGTGATCAGCGGAAGATATGATGGCTTGAACCCTCCTGCTGACGGAAAGGAAGTGGCTTCCCTAATAAAAAATGCAACATTTGAAGAAATGCAATACTCCGGACATGCACCTATGTTCGAGGAACCGGATGCCTATATGAATATCGTTGAGGCCTTTTTATTAAAACAATAA
- a CDS encoding VOC family protein: MNLKSLRIITGDIKRLVPFYESVTGLTAQWFTEDFAELANGTATLAIGSTRTLSLFGEGIAEPASNKSVIIEFLVDNVDEAYERIKALVPVVVQNPTTMPWGNRSLLFRDPDGNLINFFTPVTLEAIQKFS; the protein is encoded by the coding sequence ATGAATTTAAAGTCATTAAGAATTATTACCGGGGACATCAAACGTTTGGTGCCATTTTATGAAAGTGTTACTGGTCTGACGGCGCAATGGTTCACAGAAGATTTTGCAGAATTGGCTAACGGCACCGCTACTTTGGCCATCGGCAGTACACGTACCTTGAGTTTATTTGGCGAGGGAATTGCCGAGCCGGCCAGCAATAAAAGTGTGATCATTGAATTCCTGGTGGACAACGTAGACGAAGCTTACGAGCGGATTAAAGCCTTGGTACCTGTAGTTGTTCAAAACCCTACGACCATGCCCTGGGGAAACCGCTCGCTATTATTTCGCGATCCGGATGGTAACCTGATCAACTTTTTCACACCAGTTACGCTTGAAGCAATTCAAAAATTCAGCTGA